A genomic segment from Gossypium hirsutum isolate 1008001.06 chromosome D04, Gossypium_hirsutum_v2.1, whole genome shotgun sequence encodes:
- the LOC107898610 gene encoding ankyrin repeat-containing protein ITN1 isoform X2 — protein MDQVSAVREMLRITDEESNTALHEAAGCGNVEVVKALLEFEDPDFPYSANKKQETPLYIAARKRGSGRLLTLLLDKLKSTGHGGPHCRTALHAAVMAGDAEAVKVILKKKGNLTKERDEDGHTPLHYAAHLGSRFSVVKELLKWDVSAAYISDKKRGMTPLLMAARQGYFGTVRMILSLCPDCCEKVDNEGLNLLHYLAFRSSSSPLGRSFFKYDGSEIVYGSFRNLRKLGGAFGMTPQEIFTALRFEEHHHKQKQIKELLEEIQNDQVAEVPVRRFPLQNVSTKSLEKTRNAHLIVAGLIATVAFAAAITVPGGLKSEKGSEQGTPFFIDEAAFKAFVVTNALAFLFSVSALTTHFGVLDNLLSQFNFFRHTVLYRTQSVSGILGYATLAMVIAFSTGSYVILKPSHGLTIVSYLICPVFLFCMWAILNPSLHM, from the exons ATGGATCAAGTAAGTGCAGTGAGGGAGATGCTGAGGATTACGGATGAGGAATCCAACACGGCTTTACATGAAGCAGCAGGGTGTGGCAATGTTGAAGTGGTGAAAGCATTGTTGGAATTTGAAGACCCTGATTTTCCGTATTCTGCCAACAAAAAACAGGAGACTCCACTTTACATAGCAGCTAGGAAGAGAGGATCTGGGCGCTTGTTGACTCTATTATTAGATAAACTCAAATCAACTGGTCATGGCGGCCCCCACTGTAGAACAGCTTTGCACGCAGCAGTTATGGCTGGAGATGCAG AGGCAGTAAAGGTAATATTAAAGAAGAAGGGGAATTTGACAAAGGAACGAGATGAAGATGGACACACCCCTCTTCATTATGCTGCACACTTGGGTTCTAGATTCTCAGTTGTGAAAGAACTTTTAAAATGGGATGTATCAGCTGCCTATATAAGTGATAAAAAGAGGGGGATGACACCGCTTCTTATGGCAGCCAGGCAAGGTTATTTTGGAACAGTAAGAATGATTCTCTCTTTATGTCCAGATTGTTGTGAAAAAGTGGACAATGAAGGTTTGAATTTACTTCATTATCTGGCTTTTAGATCCTCTTCCTCCCCATTAGGGCGTTCTTTTTTCAAGTATGATGGTAGTGAGATTGTATATGGATCATTCAGAAATCTAAGGAAGTTGGGAGGTGCCTTTGGAATGACACCTCAAGAAATTTTTACTGCACTTCGATTTGAGGAGCATCATCATAAACag AAGCAAATCAAAGAATTGTTGGAAGAAATTCAAAATGATCAAGTGGCGGAGGTGCCAGTTCGTCGCTTTCCCTTACAAAATGTTTCTACAAAAAGCTTGGAGAAGACAAGAAATGCTCATTTAATAGTGGCAGGTCTTATAGCCACCGTCGCATTCGCAGCGGCAATAACTGTTCCTGGTGGTTTGAAGAGTGAAAAAGGGTCAGAGCAAGGCACTCCCTTTTTCATTGATGAGGCAGCCTTTAAAGCATTTGTTGTGACAAATGCACTGGCCTTCCTTTTTTCTGTTTCTGCCCTCACCACCCACTTTGGGGTTCTGGATAATCTATTatcacaatttaatttttttcgtcATACAGTTTTATATCGAACTCAATCTGTTTCTGGGATTCTTGGCTATGCAACGTTGGCGATGGTAATTGCTTTCAGCACAGGCAGTTATGTGATTTTAAAACCTTCCCACGGACTTACCATTGTTTCATATCTTATTTGCCCTGTCTTTTTATTTTGTATGTGGGCAATTTTGAATCCCTCGTTacatatgtaa
- the LOC107898610 gene encoding ankyrin repeat-containing protein ITN1 isoform X1, whose protein sequence is MEPEENITHMDSWLYKAAAEGNIEVFDNNQRLQLESLKTPNHNNVLHVTLATKENPVWLFNRVHSIFIFSPALYLLFYRRLNFFITIIKREKKSNFIKQILSKCPSLLLQTNAKGQTPLHVAASYGHSAIVKLLIKSCAKARDGDLELGMDQVSAVREMLRITDEESNTALHEAAGCGNVEVVKALLEFEDPDFPYSANKKQETPLYIAARKRGSGRLLTLLLDKLKSTGHGGPHCRTALHAAVMAGDAEAVKVILKKKGNLTKERDEDGHTPLHYAAHLGSRFSVVKELLKWDVSAAYISDKKRGMTPLLMAARQGYFGTVRMILSLCPDCCEKVDNEGLNLLHYLAFRSSSSPLGRSFFKYDGSEIVYGSFRNLRKLGGAFGMTPQEIFTALRFEEHHHKQKQIKELLEEIQNDQVAEVPVRRFPLQNVSTKSLEKTRNAHLIVAGLIATVAFAAAITVPGGLKSEKGSEQGTPFFIDEAAFKAFVVTNALAFLFSVSALTTHFGVLDNLLSQFNFFRHTVLYRTQSVSGILGYATLAMVIAFSTGSYVILKPSHGLTIVSYLICPVFLFCMWAILNPSLHM, encoded by the exons ATGGAGCCTGAAGAGAACATCACTCACATGGATTCTTGGCTGTATAAGGCAGCAGCAGAAGGCAACATTGAAGTTTTCGATAATAACCAGAGGCTTCAACTTGAGTCGCTAAAGACCCCAAACCATAACAACGTGCTCCATGTTACCTTGGCAACCAAGGAGAACCCTGTCTGGCTTTTTAACAGAGTTCACTCAATATTCATTTTCTCCCCCGCactatatttattattctatCGGCGTTTGAATTTTTTCATTACTAttataaaaagagaaaagaaatcaaattttatcaaacAAATTCTCAGCAAGTGTCCGTCACTGCTACTCCAAACGAATGCTAAAGGTCAAACTCCTTTGCACGTTGCAGCAAGTTATGGACATTCTGCTATTGTGAAACTTCTAATCAAGTCTTGCGCAAAAGCTAGAGATGGAGATTTAGAGCTGGGAATGGATCAAGTAAGTGCAGTGAGGGAGATGCTGAGGATTACGGATGAGGAATCCAACACGGCTTTACATGAAGCAGCAGGGTGTGGCAATGTTGAAGTGGTGAAAGCATTGTTGGAATTTGAAGACCCTGATTTTCCGTATTCTGCCAACAAAAAACAGGAGACTCCACTTTACATAGCAGCTAGGAAGAGAGGATCTGGGCGCTTGTTGACTCTATTATTAGATAAACTCAAATCAACTGGTCATGGCGGCCCCCACTGTAGAACAGCTTTGCACGCAGCAGTTATGGCTGGAGATGCAG AGGCAGTAAAGGTAATATTAAAGAAGAAGGGGAATTTGACAAAGGAACGAGATGAAGATGGACACACCCCTCTTCATTATGCTGCACACTTGGGTTCTAGATTCTCAGTTGTGAAAGAACTTTTAAAATGGGATGTATCAGCTGCCTATATAAGTGATAAAAAGAGGGGGATGACACCGCTTCTTATGGCAGCCAGGCAAGGTTATTTTGGAACAGTAAGAATGATTCTCTCTTTATGTCCAGATTGTTGTGAAAAAGTGGACAATGAAGGTTTGAATTTACTTCATTATCTGGCTTTTAGATCCTCTTCCTCCCCATTAGGGCGTTCTTTTTTCAAGTATGATGGTAGTGAGATTGTATATGGATCATTCAGAAATCTAAGGAAGTTGGGAGGTGCCTTTGGAATGACACCTCAAGAAATTTTTACTGCACTTCGATTTGAGGAGCATCATCATAAACag AAGCAAATCAAAGAATTGTTGGAAGAAATTCAAAATGATCAAGTGGCGGAGGTGCCAGTTCGTCGCTTTCCCTTACAAAATGTTTCTACAAAAAGCTTGGAGAAGACAAGAAATGCTCATTTAATAGTGGCAGGTCTTATAGCCACCGTCGCATTCGCAGCGGCAATAACTGTTCCTGGTGGTTTGAAGAGTGAAAAAGGGTCAGAGCAAGGCACTCCCTTTTTCATTGATGAGGCAGCCTTTAAAGCATTTGTTGTGACAAATGCACTGGCCTTCCTTTTTTCTGTTTCTGCCCTCACCACCCACTTTGGGGTTCTGGATAATCTATTatcacaatttaatttttttcgtcATACAGTTTTATATCGAACTCAATCTGTTTCTGGGATTCTTGGCTATGCAACGTTGGCGATGGTAATTGCTTTCAGCACAGGCAGTTATGTGATTTTAAAACCTTCCCACGGACTTACCATTGTTTCATATCTTATTTGCCCTGTCTTTTTATTTTGTATGTGGGCAATTTTGAATCCCTCGTTacatatgtaa